Part of the Terriglobales bacterium genome, AATACGGTGGATGGTTATCACCTTAAAGCGGGATCGCCCGCTGCGGGTTCTGGCGCGGTAATCGCCAATAATGGTGGCCGCGATTTCTTTGGAACAGCCTTGCCGAGCGGCGCGCCCGACCGTGGTGCGGCTCAGGGAAGCCAAGTACCGCCCCCGCCCGATTTCTCCATCTCGGCAACGCCGTCTTCGCAAACCATAAATGCGGGGAGCATGACCACCTATACGGTGAATGTTACCGGATCGAATGGCTTCACCGGCACCGTAAACTTGGGGTTAAGCGGCTTGCCCAGTGGGGCAAGCGATTTCTTCACTCCTGCCTCGGTGAGTGGCACAAATTCCTCCACGCTAACGGTTACGACTTCGACCGCGACGCCAGCCGGGACGACTACGCTCACCATCACCGGTACAAGTGGAAGTTTGTCGCATTCAACAACTGTCACTCTAACCGTCGCCGGCGCACCGGCGGCGCCAAGTCTGACAGGAACCGCCGGCAATGCGCAAGTGAACCTCTCATGGACAACTTCGTCAGGCGCCACGAGTTATGACGTAAAGCGGAGCCTGGTAACGGGTGGTCCTTACTCGCTGGTTAATTCGGGCACCGTCACGAACTTTGTCGATACTACGGTGACAAATGGGACGACATACTTTTATGTGGTTTCTGCGCTGAACGCAGTTGGTGAAAGTCCCAACTCCAACGAAGTGAAACTGACTCCTACTGCCTTTAGCATCGCGATTAATTGCGGTGGGCCAGCGATAAGTCCGTTCGTTGCCGATATGGACTTCGCGGGCGGCACTACGATCAATCACGCCAACACGATCAATCTGACCGGGGTAACCAATCCGGCGCCTATGCAGGTGTATCAGACGGCGCGGATAGGGAACTTTACCTACACGATTCCGGGGAGTACCGCGGGATCGAGTCATACCGTGCGGCTGCACTTTGCCGAGACCTTCTGGACGGCAGCGGGCAAACGCAGGTTCAATGTGTCGATTAATGGGACGCAGGTGCTTACCAACTTCGACATCTTTGCAACAGCGGGAGCCATGAATAAGGCAACGATCCAGCAGTTCACGGTCAATGCCAATGCGGCCGGGCAATACGTGATTCAGTTCACCGCGGTCATAGATAAGTCACTGGTGAGCGGAATCGAGATCCAATAATTGTTTTCGGGTGCACGGACTCACAGTGAAAGCTGTGAGTCCGTGATGTTGGTCATGGAAATCACCTGGATGCCAAACTCGCCGTTGAACTAGTACCAAGCCTAAGTAACAGAGCTACAGGAAAGCGTGTGGCGGAATAGGGCAGAGGCTGAAAGTAAGTCTCGCATACCCTACTCGGGTCGACCTTGGGGTCAGGTCGCAGTCCGCCGAGTCTGTCCAAAATTGTGAGAGCCGTTGTTCGCTAAAAGGAGCTGAAAATGAATGCCTTCCAACTAAAACGTGCGTTTCGTCCGGTATTGATGAGCCTTTTTTTGGCCTTGACGTTCTTTGTCATGCTTTCTCTTCGTGGGTACTTGAATCCACCCAAGGTTGTAAGGGCCCAATCCGGTCCCACCATTACCGATTGGCAGCAATTCGGCGGCGACCCAACGCATTCGGGCGCCAACAATAGTGAGACCATAATTAATGCAAGCAACGTGAGTGGCCTTAAAAATGTCTTCACGTTTAACCTGGCAGCGGGCACCGATGCATCCGTTGTCGCTCTCACGGGCGTTTCGACATCCAGCGGCGTTAGAGATCTGGTCTTTGTTAATAGCAAGCTAGGAGATTTCTATGCGCTTGATGCGAAGACGGGGGCGGTAGTATGGACGGCAAAAGCGGCGGGAGGTTTCAATAATTCCAGTCCGGCCATCGATCCAAATCGACAGTTTGTCTATTTTCCAGGAGCAGATGGTTTCGCTCATAAATTTAACGTGGCGGATGGCGTCGAAGTCAAGGGTGGCGGTTTTCCGGCGATGGTAACCTCATGCAGCGGAACCAAGATTCCGTCAGCACTGGGAATTGCAACCGACGCGAGTGGTGTTACCAGGCTTTACGGTTCGAGTTCGGGTTTTGGCGCCTGTCCCCACGGAAGCATTACGGCTATCGACCTGGCTACCGGCACACAACATGTGTTCAACGCGGCATGCAGCAACGTCGATGGGCACGTCGGGACGCCCGGCATCACAGGTTGCGCTAACGGGGGTTCAGGAGTGTGGTCACGCGCCGGAGAAGTTTATGATCCCGCCACGAACCTGATTTATGTCGCCACCGCTGAATTTGGCGCTTTCAGTCCATCTACACACCGCTGGTCGCAGACGCTGCTGGCAATCAACCCGGACGGCACCACCAATAACGGTAATCCGGTCGACAGCAATACCCCTACAAATTTTGCGAGTGAAATCGCCGGCGATATTGACTACGGCAGCAACAATCCGACTATAATGCCTGACTTGCCGGGCAGCACTGTCGCCCATGTGGTGTTAATGTGTGGAAAAGACGCCCAGATGCGGTTGCTCAATGCGAATAATTTGAACGGCCACAATGGTCCTGGTTTCACCGGAGGCGATCTCTCGGATACCCCGCTGCCCCAGGGAGGCGAGGCGTTCTCCCAGATTGCGTTGTACACCGCTCCAGACGGCACCCATTGGGTCATTGCCCCAAGTACACATGGCATCGCCGGTCTCGTATATACGCTGAACGCGGCAAATCAACCGACCCTGATACCGAAATGGCATCTCACCAATGGCTGGGTCACTTCTCCCGTTGTAGCCAATGGCGTGGTCTTCGGTGCCAACGAGGCTGGACAGGTTTTCGCCCTGAACCTCACGACAGGAGCGCAGTTGTGGTCTGCAACGACAAACGGACGTCACTGGTCCAGCCCAGTTGTAGTCAATGGCATGCTTTACATCACAGATGGGTTTGGAGCTACAGGCGGCCGGCTATTGGCCTTTGGCTTGCCTTCCAGCGGCGGCAACCCGCCACCAGCGCCGGCGCTGGCAACGCCAAGTGCGGGTAACAACCAGGTAAGTCTCTCCTGGTCGGCCTCGACGGGCGCCAGCAGCTACAACGTAAAACGCACCTTGACCAGCGGCATGAACTATGCGCTTGTAGCATCGGGCGTGACTGCAACCAGCTTCACCGATACGACCGTGACCAATGGCACGAAGTACTTTTATGTGGTCTCGGCACAGAACGCGGCCGGCGAGAGCGCTAACTCGAACGAGGTCTCCGCTACGCCAACGGGTGGGGTAACACCGCCCACGGCGCCGACGCTGGCAACGCCAACTGCGGGCAACAATCAGGTAAGTCTCTCCTGGTCGGCCTCGGCAGGCGCCAGCACCTACAACGTAAAACGCACCTTGACCAGCGGCGCCAACTATGCGGTTGTAGCATCAGGGTTGACTGCCACCAGCTTTACCGATACGACCGTGACCAACGGCACGAAGTACTTTTATGTAGTCTCGGCACAGAACGCGGCTGGCGAAAGCCCTAACTCTAACGAGGTTTCGGCTACTCCAGCGAGTGGACCCGTGATTGCCATCAATGCCGGAGGACCGGCGGTAAGCCCGTTCGCGGCCGATATGGACTTCGTTGGCGGCACGACCATCAATCACGCCAACACGATCAATCTGACCGGGGTAACCAATCCGGCGCCCATGCAGGTGTATCAGACGGCGCGGATTGGGAACTTTACGTACACGATTCCGGGGGGTACCGCCGGATCGAGTCATACCGTGCGCCTGCACTTTGCCGAGACCTTCTGGACGGCAGCGGGCAAGCGCAGGTTCAATGTTTCCATTAACGGAACGCAGGTGCTTACCAACTTCGACATCTTTGCAGCGGCGGGCGCCATGAATAAGGCAACGATCCAGCAGTTCACGGTCAATGCCAATGCGGCCGGGCAGTACGTGATTCAGTTCACCGCGGTCACAGATAAATCCCTGCTGAGCGGAATCGAGGTTCAGTAGTTCAGGTGTTGGGTACCCACTGGTTCGACCTGTGCGAGTTGAACAGGTTTGACCGTTCAGGAAATCATCCTCCATGTGGCTTGGATGAGAAACCACATGGAGGATGGAAATGTCAGAACTGTATCAGAGCCCATCCCATTCCCAATGGGACTAAAGGAGGTGGAGTAGAATGATTTGGCAAAAACCCGGATTCGATGAAATCTCGCTGAGTTGTGAGATTAACTCTTACGCTTCGGCTGTGCTGTAAGGCGTAAACTAACGCAGCAAAAGGCAAGGATTCCCTCCGCGCCCTCCAAGGGAAGAAGTCGCTCTCCTGCGGATTCTTCCCTAGGGTCCGGATTTTTAAGATCTGTAGTCCGCGTCGACACATGGCCAGCACTTGGAACAACAACAAGTAATCCACATCATTTCACGCACGAGAGTTTGATCCTTCCAGCGTAGATTTTTGTTGCGATTCGCGACCTTAATGCCCCTGACACTGAACCAACTTCTTCCGGCTTTGGGTTCAAGAGCGCGCCGAAATAGATTGTTAAGCCTAAGAGAGGGTCGTTAAGTTAACCCGTTAAACAAAGACAATTTAACCCCATGAAACTTGACTATGCCTCGTGTGGCGGGAGAGACTGCACGCGACAAAAGTGCGGGCCGTAATCGGAGGTGTTCCTTACAGGCTCTGCTGGTGAATGATCAGCAGAGCCTCAGGTTCGCCGAGCACGCACACCACTACCAGGAAGAGGCTATCTTTGGGGAGCAAGACAATAGCGCAATCTGGCCAATTCTAGATTCAGCAAGCCGCTCTGTGCAAAAACCTGTACGAGTGACTACTTGAGCCCGAATTAGTTAAATACAAAACAAAACATAGTAGAGACAGTAAAAACTTGGGAAAACTTCTGGAGGAGAGAACAGCTTATGAAAATCAAACGACAGTCGAAACAAGGGCTACACGCGGGCATGGCCAATCGCGGGTATTTGCAGAGCCCAGTCTTTTTACAAACGGGGAAACAATTCCGCTGGTTTGCGCTGGCGGCTTTCGCGGTTATAGTAACGGCCTTATGCTTGGCCGCATTTGTACAGCCTGCCGCTGCCCAAGACGTCTTCGGACGTATCTCCGGGACGGTGACGGATACACAGGGTGCCGTTATTCCCGATGCGAACATCACGATTACCAACGAGCAAACCAAGCTCTCACGGATCCTTAAGACCGATGCCAACGGCTTCTATGTCGCCGATGATCTGCCCGTGGGGCTCTATACAGTAGGTGCGACTGCGGAACACGGATTTAAGGCCTTCAAGAAAACGGGCAATGATTTAACTGCAGGCACGCGCCTGACCGTTGACATAAAGCTGCAGGTCGGCGCCACTACCGATGTCGTAGAGGTGACCGCAACAGGTGAGACCGTCAATACGGTCTCCGGTGAGCTCGCGAGGACGGTGGATTCGTTACAGGTGCGGACGCTCGCCTTGAATGAGCGCAACTACGTCCAGTTGGTCTCGCTTGTCCCGGGCGCCGCCCTTACTGCCTTTGACCAAACTGCGCTGACCACCGGAATGTCGACCACCGCCTCCAGCCTCAACGGCCGCCGCGCCGACGGAAACAACTTTACTGTGGATGGCGGCTTCAACATGGATTCGGGCTCCAATGCCACCCAGCTCAACAATGTGGGCATAGATTTTATTGAAGAGGTTTCTATTAAAACCTCCAACTTTTCCGCCGAGTACGGTCGTAATGACGGCGCCTCGGTTAACGTGGTGACCCGCAGCGGAGGCGACCGGTTCCACGGGGGCTTGTTCGAGTATTTGCGGAACAACCAGTTTGACGCCATTCCTTCGATCAACAAAGTCAACATACCTGCGGGCGCGACCACCAAGAGCCTGGAGAGCATTCTGCACTACAACGACTTCGGATGGAACTTTGGCGGGCCCATCGTTCACAAGAAGCTGTTCTTCTTTGTTGGGCAAGAGTGGAAGCGGATTCGTCAGCTGGCACAGACGCAAAACCTCACGCTGCCAACTACGGCCGAACTGGCGGGCAACTTCACGGGTGCAGGAGTGACCCTCAAGGCGCCGACAGCTGCAGGAAGTCTCCCGCCAGGCTGCACCATCACCGCCAATGTGCTGTCGCCGCAATGCATCACGCCCGACGGGGCTGCCATTGCCGCGGTCTTTACAAAGATGGCGACGGTGGCTTCCACATTCAGTAATACGGACCAGGCTTCAAACGCGATTTTTCAGCCCAACAATCCGCAAAACTGGCGGGAAGATATCGCTCGTGTTGACTATCAGCTGAACAGCGCCCACGCCATCTTTGGCCGCTACATTCACGACGACCTTAACCTGATTGATGCGTTTGGAACGTTTGTGCCTGGCAACAGCCTGCCTACCACTCCCACCAACCGCATACGTCCCGGATATTCCATCCAGGCTTCAGACGTATGGACCATCAATCCGCATCTCATCAACGAGGCGAAGTTCAACGTTTCCTGGAATAAACAGCGCATTCCGCCTTCGGGAACCCTGTGGGAGCGGTCAACTTATGGGTTCCAGTTCACCCCGCCGCTCGGGTTCGTGGGAACCTTCCCCAATGGAATTCCTCACATAACCTTTAACGGGCTCGGAGGCGCCGCAGCCACGTCAGGACCTGCCGGGATCCCGGGTCCATTCTTCTCGTTGCTCGCTCCTACCGTTGATATCAGCCCTACCGATAACCTGACTTGGACGCTGGGAAGCCACACTCTGAAGTTCGGGATGATGTTTGCCCGCAATCGTAAGGACCAGAATTCGCGCACGGACTCTTATGACGGCAGAATAGTTTTCGCGACCAGTGCAGCCACAACTGGCGTCACTTCTACGGGTGATCCTGTCGCCGATGCGCTCATGGGAAACTTCCAGAGTTTCTCACAGCCGTCAGCTGACCCGGTCGGCCATTTCCGCTACGACAACACCGAGGGCTATGTCAACGACAGTTGGAAGGTTGCCCGGAAATTGAGCCTGGAAATAGGTCTTCGTTATCAGTACATAGGGGCGACTTACGTTCAAGGCAATAACGTCGCCAACTTTGACCCTGCCCTCTATGTTCCTGGCGTGACCGTGACGGGCAAAAATGCCAACATCCCTGGTGCCGGCAGTCCTGGTCTCTTCAACACGCCAACAGGTCCAATTTTGCTCAACGGGTTAGTGCGCCCGGGGAGTGTGCCTGCAGACCAATTGGTTCGTGTGCCTGGCGGAAACAGCCCTATCGTATTGGCTACTACTAGTGGAGGTTCCCGCGGACTCTATGCTCCAAAAAACCTCTTTGCGCCCCGTTTTGGTTTTTCCTTCTCGCCGTTTAACGATGACAAGACGGTGATTCGCGGGGGTTTCGGTATCTTCTACGATAAGCCCGAGGGCAACATTATCTTCGGGCAAACCGGGGTAGTGCCCTTTCTGTCGTCGGTGCAATACAACAATAGCAATCTGTCGAACATTACCGGCGGCGCTGGGTCGGCTCCGACCATTTTCGGCATGAGTGCGGTCGACCCGAACTTCAAGAACGCCTATTCCATGCAGTACAGCTTTGGTATACAGCATGAGCTTCCGTATGGAGTGCTGGGAGAGGTGAGCTACGTCGGCAACCAGGGACGGCATGAGGTTCGCCAGCCCAATATCAATGTACCATCATTGACTCTGACCGATGCCAATCCAACCATGCAGACCAATCAGTTACGTCCCTTCGTGGGCTATACGGATATCACCCAATTCCGCAGCGACAGCAACTCGAACTACAACGGCCTGCAGTTTTTTGCCACCAAGCGGAAAGGCAACCTCCTGGCCAGCGTCAGCTACACCTGGTCGAGAGCGCTGGGCGATACCAGCGGCATCAATGACAACCCTGAACCGGAATGCGCTTTCTCCTGCATTCTGCCCAACGGACAGGCTATAACCTGGCGGCAATTCGACTACGGGCCGCTGACCTTTGACCGGCAGCACGTCCTGGTATTTACCTACAACTACGCATTCCCGTTCTTCCGGGCCCAGCAAGGTCCTCTCGGGGTTGCTCTTGGAGGTTGGGAGTTAGGCGGCATTACCCGCTTCCAGACCGGCGCACCCTTGACCGTAACGGCCGGCAATCTAAATGTTGGAAACTTGCCCTTCACTCGCCGCGCAGATTTCTTCCCGGGTGCACCGTTATATTCCGGATATACCTGCCCGTCGGTGACCAAGTGCTGGTTCAATCCGGGGGTTGTCAAGGACCCTATCACCAAACTGACGATCAATAACACACCTGCTTTCCTGACATCGGGCGCGTTGGATCCAACCCTCGCCACTCAGATCGGCGATGCCCCGACAGGAAACATCATCGGTCCGGGATACTTCAACTGGGATGTTTCCGCGCGCAAGAAGTTTAACCTGCCCCACGAAGGCATGAATCTGATGTTTCAGTTAGATCTCTTTAACGTCTTCAATCACTCCAATTGGGGCAATCCAGGCACGAGTGCCTCAGGAGGTCTCGGCATCATCACCTCATCTGCACCTCCACGCCAGCTCCAGTTCGCTTTGAAGTTCAACTTCTGAACTGTGGGGGAGGACTCTGTTGCGAGAACTACAGGTTCTCGCAACAGAGTTCCAGGTTAACTGTTTCATATGTTGGCCTCTTGAGGAAGCGATCCTCCGAGCAGCCTTGGGAGGCCCTGGTGACTGATTCGCTGATGCTCGTACGGGGCAGTCGTGGCCCCCTCGCGCCAAACCCAGAGCTTGTCTATGCATGAAAATGTAATGAAGCACCATCTTTTGCAACAAGAGAATTAAGAAGAATAAGGAGACGCCAATGACATCAGTAAGGCGCATTTTACTACGGGCCAGCGCGTTGCTCGCAGGAGTCCTCATTTTACTGGCGGCTAAGCCCACGCATGCCGCCCCGAACAACCCCGCATGTAGCGGTGCCGGGCAAAGCAGCCAGACACTCTACGTGGCCACGAGCAACAAGGTCTTTGTCTACTCCCTTGGAGAGACCAGTCCGCGCCTGATCATTACCGGCGGCCTTGCCAGCGTCACACAGATTGCGACAGATGCAGCGGGAAAGCGCTACGTCAGCAATTTCGGTACTGGGCCGAGTTACGCAGACAGCTCTGTCACTGAATATGAGCGCGGGCATACTTCGCCGACGTTCACGAGGACAGTGGGTGCGTTCTCTGCTTCGGGCGTGGCCGTTGACGCCCAGGGAAACGTGTTCGTGAGCTCATATTACCGCAACACAGTTTCGGTCTATCACCCCGGTCAAGTCACTCCGTTTCTGGTCTTTGACAAGGGCATTACAAGCCCTGACCGGTTGGCGGTCAGCGGTACAAGTCTCTATGTAGCGGAATCAGGATTGGGAGAAATCCTGCAGTTCTCTTCCGGCTCGCCGGCCGCTACTCCCTTGACTCTCACTCTGAAGCCACCAGACACGTTGCCGCCCTTTGGCGGGCAAATTCTCGGCGGACCCTTTGTTGTTGGGTCCGATGGCACGGTATATGCCAGCGGAGCCGCCACCGGACCTGAGATGGGAGGCGGAGATTTTATCAATGTGTTCGCCCCGGATCAACCTTCGCCGCGTGCTAGCGCTGTGGTATTCACGGGACCCTCCGCGCAGTCTGCTCCCGGTGTCGCGGTTAGGGATGACGATCTTTATGCCGCCACGAACGACAACAATGCGGCCTACCAGTATGAAGTAGACAGGAACCTGACGCTGGTCCGCACGATCACGACTGGTTTAAACCACTCGGGTTTGATCGCTCTCGACGCAGGCGGTTGCTTGTATGCCGGCAATATAGATGGCCGGGTGACTGTCTATCCGCCGGGTGCGACCAAGCCGTCGCAGATCATTACAGTTCCTGGTGGCGGCCCACTCTATACTCTCCTCATCGGGCACTAATACCGCGGATGAGGATCTAGCTATTCCGCGGCGACCACGGAGATCACCCGGTGAGACCAAAACCAAACACCTAGGTCCGTGCTCAAGGCAACTTATCAGCCGAAACGACTGGCCGCGGTGGCTCCGATGTGCAATCCGAGTCAATCGTGACCCTGCGCTCATGCCAAATGGGGACAGATCACTTTTTGGCAATGACAGGGGAGATGCCAGTGACGCGCCCCTTCACAGGAGCGGCGTCATTCTCTGTCCGGATGGTCAGTTCCTGCCCTAAACGTAACCGACTGAGAACATAATCTGGGGCGTCAAAGGCTATCTCCTTGGTACCATTGAATAATTGCCAGGCACTGAATCGCGCCGTTGATCAGATTAGGAGGACCAAAATGAAAAATGCAAATTCGGGCGCTTACCCTGCTTACAAACAGCAGGCAAGTTCGCAAGCGTGCGCCGTTCTAAGGAATATGGCTACTTTGATTTTGCATGGACCTGCCTGGAAGACATTTGCTTGTCGAGGACTGGCCGCTTTCATTGTTCTGGCCGTCATGCTTCCGCCGGCCTGGGCAAGCGATAGCTGCAGCGCCAAGCAGGCTGCGTTAGAAATATTTCTCAACGCGCAACCAAACCATTGCGTCCAGGATGCTGAGTGCGACGGATATTACCTTAGCGTTGACGCTTGTGCCCCTCCCGTAGCCATGGCCAAGCCGGGAGTCATCAAGGCACAGGAACCACAACTATTAAAGCTGCAAGATGAGGTTCGCGAGGCATGCGCCGATTCCTGGAACCAGCGTCCGGCATGCTCGCCGATTTCTTTTCAAGCGAAGTGCCGTGAAAATCGCTGCGTCAACGCTGCGCCGGCGGCCAAGGCAGAATATCCTTATGCAGTTATCCGCCACGAGTGCGCGCCCTGGGATGGGCCAGCGATTGGAATTCACCTGACCCAATCGGAAGCCAGGGAACACGAGGTTCCTGCGCCTTCCCTCAACATATCGGTATGGCGCGGATTGCCGCCGCCCACCGACAAACCCATTCCCTTGCGCACCGGAGGAGTAGGTATAGCAACGCGCTGTCTCAGCCTTGAAAAGTGCGAGACTGCCACTAGCGCTACGATTACCTTCACGAGTTATGATGAAAACTCGGTTTCAGGAAGTTATGAGCTGAAATTCAAAAATGGCGATATCGAACGCGGATCGTTCCACGCGGATTGGCAGGATTATCATGAATTGTGTGGGTGAGGCAGCGACCAATTAAAATATTCGCACCGATGAGAGCCCTCTTCCGAAGCATTTTCTTCTTTGCAACAACGTGCACGGTTGTCTGGGCTGCGCCCCGGCAGCACACCGTAACCTTCGGCTATACTAAAATTTGAGCCGATTGAGCAGTTAGAAATTGGATTACTAAAAAACTCGACGACATCGTGGGCATCGCGTAGAACCCGACTGGCCACACGTTTAATTCAATCGAAAACAACGATGCGCTTCGAGCCGGCTGCAACCGGTTGATCATAACTGATGACAACTTCGCAAGAATATCCCGGAGCCCTACTCCTTTGTTTTTGCCCGGCTCATCATCCAAAACTTTGCGAGCGATATCCGAACCCCATCTTGCAGACGTGTGCCCGAGATAGCAATCTCGTGGGATGACCCAAAAAAACGCGGTCTAGCAGCCAAGCATGGAGGGCGAGTTCCAGCCAACGGCTGGACCTACGACCACTACCGCAATGAATACGATGCCCTTTGGAATGAAGGCTGGTGCCTCAAGTTCCTGCAGCCATACGTGGCGCCTGAAGATTCTGCAAGCATATTGAAGGGCCGGTATCTCCATTGAGCGGAGATCCCTGCTGAAGCATTCAGTACCGAACCAAGTCAGAGGTATCCAGGGGGTAAAACCATGAACTGTTTTCAGGTACCAGCCTGTTAGGTTAACTTTTCAAATTGTTAGATTAACCCTATGAAACTTGACTCAACTGGGTCCTAGACGGAGAATATCGAGGCCCTAACAGACAGCTAGACAATTTAAGACGACACTGGCGGAAGTGTGTGCTTTTGTGAGTTTGGCACTGCTTAAACTTTCAAGGATGCATCGGGGCGGAAATGCTCTTCCAGGGGGTCGGGTAAGCGCAGAGAAAGACCATGAAGACCGTGAAAACGTCGGCAGAGGTAAATTCCTAGGAGAACCCATGTTACAGCGAATGACTCTTACCCTTCAGCAAATTCCCGCGGGCAAGGCAATAAAACAAGCTGGCCAATTGGCGGCACTTCCATTCATTCTCGTTGTCCTGCTGGGACTCCTGGGCCTTCCAGCGCTTGGGCAGGTTAGTGTCCTGACCCAAAACGCCGATACCGAGCGCGATGCAGTCTACAGCAATGAGATACAGCTTACGCCGACCTCCACCATCCACAAGCTCTTTACTACGACGACGCTCGACGACCCCGTGATGGGACAGGCGCTGATTCTCGGCGGAGTGAACGTGTCTGGCTTTCCAACCAACATCCTTTTGGTTGCCACCTCGCCGAACCATAACGCGGGCGGAACAAGCGCCTATGCATTCGACGCGGACACAGGAAGGCAACTCTGGCGATTGGGTCTGGGAACCAACGCCCCTTTCAATACGGCGACGCCCGTGTTGGACCCCAATTTGGGCCCGCATGGGGCGCTCTTCGTGGTGACCAAGGATAGCGCCACCAATACGAACAGCTTGCATGCGATTGATGTTATTGCCGGAGCCGAACTCCCCGGAAGCCCAATCACCATCTCGGCCACGTCCAACGGAGTCGGCTTCAATTCGGGCCAGGAGAATGCCCGCGCGGCGCTCTTGGACATAAACGGCACCATTTATGTAGCGTTCTGCCACATGACGGACTCAGGCACCTATCACGGCTGGCTGATCGGCTACAAATACACGAACGGCTCTGGCTTCAGCCAGAACGGCGTATGGTGCGACACCTGCGCCAACGCCGGAAACCAGGGCGGGCTTTGGGGGGGCGGCGACGGCACCGCCTATGATGGGACGAACATCTTTGTCGAAACCGGCAACGGCTCGATTGGTAACGGGGACTGGTCGATGAGCATCGTGCAGATAAGCCCATCCGCGCTTGGCACCGTGACCTCCTCCTTCCTGCCGCCAAATGCGCAAACCCATAGCAACAGTGACCAGGATCTGAACGGCGGTGGCATGGTGATCATGCCGGGGACCGGAGGCAAGATCTTCCAGGGACCGAGCAAGTATGGCTCCCTGTATCTGGTGGATTCAGCGCATCTTGGCAACGCCGCCATCAACACCTACAGCACGAATTCGACCATTGGCCATTCCCCGATCGCTTGGAATTCCGGTTCCGCGCAGTATGCCTACATTTGGGCTAGCGGAAGTGCCCTCCAGCAGTTCTGCTATGCCGGAGGAAACACCGGCAGCGGGCCGTGCAAGCAATCCTCG contains:
- a CDS encoding malectin domain-containing carbohydrate-binding protein; amino-acid sequence: NTVDGYHLKAGSPAAGSGAVIANNGGRDFFGTALPSGAPDRGAAQGSQVPPPPDFSISATPSSQTINAGSMTTYTVNVTGSNGFTGTVNLGLSGLPSGASDFFTPASVSGTNSSTLTVTTSTATPAGTTTLTITGTSGSLSHSTTVTLTVAGAPAAPSLTGTAGNAQVNLSWTTSSGATSYDVKRSLVTGGPYSLVNSGTVTNFVDTTVTNGTTYFYVVSALNAVGESPNSNEVKLTPTAFSIAINCGGPAISPFVADMDFAGGTTINHANTINLTGVTNPAPMQVYQTARIGNFTYTIPGSTAGSSHTVRLHFAETFWTAAGKRRFNVSINGTQVLTNFDIFATAGAMNKATIQQFTVNANAAGQYVIQFTAVIDKSLVSGIEIQ
- a CDS encoding malectin domain-containing carbohydrate-binding protein codes for the protein MNAFQLKRAFRPVLMSLFLALTFFVMLSLRGYLNPPKVVRAQSGPTITDWQQFGGDPTHSGANNSETIINASNVSGLKNVFTFNLAAGTDASVVALTGVSTSSGVRDLVFVNSKLGDFYALDAKTGAVVWTAKAAGGFNNSSPAIDPNRQFVYFPGADGFAHKFNVADGVEVKGGGFPAMVTSCSGTKIPSALGIATDASGVTRLYGSSSGFGACPHGSITAIDLATGTQHVFNAACSNVDGHVGTPGITGCANGGSGVWSRAGEVYDPATNLIYVATAEFGAFSPSTHRWSQTLLAINPDGTTNNGNPVDSNTPTNFASEIAGDIDYGSNNPTIMPDLPGSTVAHVVLMCGKDAQMRLLNANNLNGHNGPGFTGGDLSDTPLPQGGEAFSQIALYTAPDGTHWVIAPSTHGIAGLVYTLNAANQPTLIPKWHLTNGWVTSPVVANGVVFGANEAGQVFALNLTTGAQLWSATTNGRHWSSPVVVNGMLYITDGFGATGGRLLAFGLPSSGGNPPPAPALATPSAGNNQVSLSWSASTGASSYNVKRTLTSGMNYALVASGVTATSFTDTTVTNGTKYFYVVSAQNAAGESANSNEVSATPTGGVTPPTAPTLATPTAGNNQVSLSWSASAGASTYNVKRTLTSGANYAVVASGLTATSFTDTTVTNGTKYFYVVSAQNAAGESPNSNEVSATPASGPVIAINAGGPAVSPFAADMDFVGGTTINHANTINLTGVTNPAPMQVYQTARIGNFTYTIPGGTAGSSHTVRLHFAETFWTAAGKRRFNVSINGTQVLTNFDIFAAAGAMNKATIQQFTVNANAAGQYVIQFTAVTDKSLLSGIEVQ
- a CDS encoding carboxypeptidase regulatory-like domain-containing protein, giving the protein MKIKRQSKQGLHAGMANRGYLQSPVFLQTGKQFRWFALAAFAVIVTALCLAAFVQPAAAQDVFGRISGTVTDTQGAVIPDANITITNEQTKLSRILKTDANGFYVADDLPVGLYTVGATAEHGFKAFKKTGNDLTAGTRLTVDIKLQVGATTDVVEVTATGETVNTVSGELARTVDSLQVRTLALNERNYVQLVSLVPGAALTAFDQTALTTGMSTTASSLNGRRADGNNFTVDGGFNMDSGSNATQLNNVGIDFIEEVSIKTSNFSAEYGRNDGASVNVVTRSGGDRFHGGLFEYLRNNQFDAIPSINKVNIPAGATTKSLESILHYNDFGWNFGGPIVHKKLFFFVGQEWKRIRQLAQTQNLTLPTTAELAGNFTGAGVTLKAPTAAGSLPPGCTITANVLSPQCITPDGAAIAAVFTKMATVASTFSNTDQASNAIFQPNNPQNWREDIARVDYQLNSAHAIFGRYIHDDLNLIDAFGTFVPGNSLPTTPTNRIRPGYSIQASDVWTINPHLINEAKFNVSWNKQRIPPSGTLWERSTYGFQFTPPLGFVGTFPNGIPHITFNGLGGAAATSGPAGIPGPFFSLLAPTVDISPTDNLTWTLGSHTLKFGMMFARNRKDQNSRTDSYDGRIVFATSAATTGVTSTGDPVADALMGNFQSFSQPSADPVGHFRYDNTEGYVNDSWKVARKLSLEIGLRYQYIGATYVQGNNVANFDPALYVPGVTVTGKNANIPGAGSPGLFNTPTGPILLNGLVRPGSVPADQLVRVPGGNSPIVLATTSGGSRGLYAPKNLFAPRFGFSFSPFNDDKTVIRGGFGIFYDKPEGNIIFGQTGVVPFLSSVQYNNSNLSNITGGAGSAPTIFGMSAVDPNFKNAYSMQYSFGIQHELPYGVLGEVSYVGNQGRHEVRQPNINVPSLTLTDANPTMQTNQLRPFVGYTDITQFRSDSNSNYNGLQFFATKRKGNLLASVSYTWSRALGDTSGINDNPEPECAFSCILPNGQAITWRQFDYGPLTFDRQHVLVFTYNYAFPFFRAQQGPLGVALGGWELGGITRFQTGAPLTVTAGNLNVGNLPFTRRADFFPGAPLYSGYTCPSVTKCWFNPGVVKDPITKLTINNTPAFLTSGALDPTLATQIGDAPTGNIIGPGYFNWDVSARKKFNLPHEGMNLMFQLDLFNVFNHSNWGNPGTSASGGLGIITSSAPPRQLQFALKFNF